The following proteins are co-located in the Silene latifolia isolate original U9 population chromosome 1, ASM4854445v1, whole genome shotgun sequence genome:
- the LOC141588452 gene encoding uncharacterized protein LOC141588452 yields the protein MFILPSGVIARIEAICRNFLWDGGTDYMRTPLVGWSKICKPKSEGGLDLKDDLVWNKAALGKLLWWIYAKADHLLVKWVSHTYLKAQDWKCYVPTEDTSCFLAWIYFHKGLNTNEKLKSFGLDIDTTCLICGDGTETLEHLFFTCNYSQRIISEVEQWMGFILPRDDMNDWRMDIPGSQDKKDTINGIINAMMYSIWHQRNRSKHEDNIIRSELVAIGIIKDMKTWIAKIVIRKKKLKDQWIHSLCGA from the exons ATGTTCATTTTGCCAAGTGGAGTTATAGCTCGCATAGAAGCAATTTGCAGAAACTTCCTCTGGGATGGGGGCACTGATTATATGAGGACTCCTTTGGTAGGATGGTCCAAAATCTGTAAGCCTAAGTCTGAAGGGGGTCTTGATCTCAAAGATGACCTAGTTTGGAATAAGGCTGCGTTGGGtaaactcttgtggtggatctaTGCTAAGGCTGATCACCTTTTGGTTAAATGGGTTAGTCATACTTATCTTAAAGCACAAGACTGGAAATGCTATGTGCCGACTGAAGACACCAGCTG CTTTCTAGCATGGATATACTTCCACAAAGGATTGAACACAAATGAAAAACTGAAAAGCTTTGGATTAGACATTGATACTACCTGCCTTATTTGCGGAGATGGAACCGAAACCTTGGAGCACCTCTTCTTTACCTGTAATTATAGCCAGAGAATCATTAGTGAAGTTGAACAATGGATGGGGTTCATCTTACCTCGGGATGATATGAATGACTGGCGGATGGACATTCCTGGATCCCAGGATAAAAAGGATACTATCAATGGAATCATCAATGCAATGATGTATTCCATCTGGCATCAGAGAAATCGCAGCAAACATGAAGATAACATTATCAGATCAGAACTTGTGGCTATCGGAATCATCAAAGATATGAAGACTTGGATAGCTAAGATTGTGATAAGGAAGAAAAAGCTTAAGGATCAATGGATCCATAGTTTATGTGGAGCTTGA